Proteins encoded within one genomic window of Humulus lupulus chromosome 1, drHumLupu1.1, whole genome shotgun sequence:
- the LOC133817516 gene encoding uncharacterized protein LOC133817516, with protein MPSYVKFMKEILSNKRKMGDYETVALTEECSAILQRKLPQKLRDPGSFTIPCTIGEFECKHALCDLGASINLMPLSVFRRLGLGEARPTTVTLQLADRSVKHPRGIIEDVLGELKLRVQGEEVVFNVFKAMTYPKASDSCFSVDVVEEVVERKKLREDPLELSLTIDDVDGEENEEVMSYLKWIKSAEPWKHKKFEELGAGPDRPLPSIQKPPVLELKVLPDHLRYAYLGEKETLPVIVSSFLSEVEEEKLLRVLRTHKTAIGWTLADIRGISPSTVMHRILMEDETKPTIDAQRSLNPTMKEVVRKEILKWLDAGVIYPISDSAWIVIAPEDQEKTTFTCPYGTFAFRRMPFGLLYGSSFDTCLTNLEMVLRRCEESHLVLNWEKCHFMVNEGIVLGHKISKKGIEVDRAKISTIENLPPPISVKGVRSFLGHAGFYRRFIKDFSKISKSLSTLLMNGVPFDFNDDFLIAFKTLKEKLISAPIVCTPNWDLPFELMCDASDYAVGAVLGQRVDKVFRTIYYASQTLNDAQLNYATTEK; from the exons ATGCCTAGCTATgtaaagtttatgaaggagattctgtctaATAAGAGAAAGATGGGTGATTACGAAACAGTGGCATTAACAGAAGAATGTAGTGCGATTTTGCAAAGaaagcttcctcaaaagttaagagatcctgggagttttaCCATTCCATGCACTATTGgggagtttgaatgtaagcatgcactttgtgatttgggggcgagtatTAATTTAATGCCGTTGTCGGTATTCCGGAggcttggtttgggggaagctaggcCAACTACAGTAACATTACAGTTGGCTGATAGATCTGTGAAGCATCCACgtggtattatagaagatgtattg GGAGAGTTGAAGCTGAGAGTTCAAGGGGAGGAAGtagtatttaatgtgtttaaggCTATGACTTATCCTAAAGCAAGTGATAGTTGTTTCTCAGTTGATGTGGTCGAAGAAGtagtagaaagaaaaaaattaagagaGGATCCTCTTGAGTTAAGTCTTACAATTGATGATGTAGATGGTGAGGAGAATGAAGAGGTGATGAGTTATTTAAAGTGGATAAAATCAGCTGAGCCGTGGAAGCATAAGAAATTTGAAGAATTGGGTGCAGGACCAGACAGACCATTACCATCGATTCAGAAGCCACCTGTTTTAGAATTGAAGGTTTTACCGGACCATCTCCGCTATGCTTATCTTGGGGAAAAAGAGACTCTTCCGGTTATAGTCTCATCATTTCTTTCGGAGGTTGAGGAGGAGAAGTTGTTGAGGGTTTTACGAACTCATAAAACTGCTATAGGGTGGACTCTGGCTGATATAAGAGGAATTAGCCCATCAACAGTTATGCATAGAATTCTTATGGAAGATGAGACGAAACCGACTATTGATGCTCAAAGAAGTCTTAATCCAACAATGAAGGAAGTGGTGAGGAAAGAGATTTTGAAGTGGTTGGATGCTGGagtgatttaccctatttctgatagtgctTGG ATCGTAATTGCAccggaggatcaagaaaagacaacgtttacatgtccttatgggaCTTTTGCTTTTCGAAGGATGCCATTCGGGTtat taTATGGGTCGTCTTTTGACACTTGTTTGACTAATTTGGAGATGGTGTTGAGAAGGTGTGAGGAGTCTCatttggtgcttaattgggaaaagtgcCACTTTATGGTTAATGAAGGAATTGTATTGGGGCACAAAATTTCTAAGAAAGGAATTGAAGTGGATCGGGCCAAGATTTCTACTATAGAGAATTTGCCACCTCCAATTTCAGTTAAGGGAGTGAGGAGTTTCTTGGGCCATGCGGGGTTTTATCGGAGATTTATCAAAGACTTCTCTAAGATCTCAAAGTCGTTGTCTACCTTGTTGATGAATGGGGTTCcttttgattttaatgatgaTTTTTTGATTGCTTTCAAGACTCTCAAGGAGAAGCTCATTTCAGCGCCGATAGTATGTACACCTAATTGGGACCTTCCATTTGAGCTTATGTGCGACGCTAGTGATTATGCGGTTGGAGCGGTTCTTGGGCAGCGAGTGGACAAGGTATTTCGAACTATATACTATGCTAGtcaaactttaaatgatgctcaactaAATTATGCAACAACAGAAAAATAA